The Bryobacteraceae bacterium genome includes a window with the following:
- the tpl gene encoding tyrosine phenol-lyase produces the protein MPLERRSWAEPFKIKMVEPLRMTTREQREQALAEAGYNTFLLKSRDVYIDLLTDSGTSAMSDRQWAGLMLGDEAYAGSENFYHLESAVQRYYGYRHVIPTHQGRGAEHILSRILIRPGDVIPGNMYFTTTRLHQELSGGTFVDVIIDEAHDPANEHPFKGDVDLEKLERVLKENPGRVPYVSVAATVNMAGGQPISLANLKQVRALADRYGTRVILDATRVAENAWFLQQREPGQQGRSVAEIVYELCSLTDGCTMSAKKDPLANIGGFLAVNDAEIAEQARNLVVVYEGLHTYGGMAGRDMEAVAIGIEESVQDDHIRARVGQVLYLGEKLRRWGIPIVVPVGGHGVFLDAKKFLPHVPQEHYPAQALAAALYLDSGVRAMERGIVSAGRDPETGQERKPKLELVRLTIPRRVYTQAHMDVTAESVYCVYEEREKIRGLRMTFEPKFLRFFQARFEPIGGRLM, from the coding sequence ATGCCGCTCGAAAGACGCAGTTGGGCCGAACCGTTCAAGATCAAGATGGTGGAGCCGCTCCGCATGACGACGCGCGAACAGCGCGAGCAGGCTCTCGCGGAGGCCGGCTACAACACGTTTCTGCTGAAGTCCCGCGACGTGTACATCGACCTGCTGACCGACTCCGGCACGTCGGCGATGAGCGACCGGCAGTGGGCGGGGCTGATGCTGGGCGATGAAGCGTACGCGGGCAGCGAGAATTTCTACCATCTTGAAAGCGCCGTGCAGCGCTACTACGGCTACCGGCACGTGATTCCTACGCATCAGGGGCGCGGCGCAGAGCACATCCTGTCGCGCATCCTCATCCGCCCCGGCGACGTGATTCCGGGCAACATGTATTTCACGACCACGCGGCTGCATCAGGAGCTGAGCGGCGGCACGTTCGTGGACGTGATCATCGACGAGGCGCACGACCCGGCGAACGAACACCCGTTCAAGGGCGACGTCGACCTGGAAAAGCTGGAGCGCGTGCTGAAGGAGAATCCCGGGCGCGTGCCGTACGTCAGCGTCGCCGCCACGGTGAACATGGCAGGGGGGCAGCCGATCTCGCTGGCCAACCTGAAGCAGGTGCGGGCGCTGGCGGACCGCTACGGGACGCGCGTGATTCTGGACGCCACGCGCGTGGCTGAAAACGCCTGGTTCCTCCAGCAGCGCGAACCGGGGCAGCAGGGCAGGAGCGTGGCGGAGATCGTGTACGAGCTGTGCTCGCTCACCGACGGCTGCACGATGAGCGCGAAGAAGGATCCGCTGGCCAACATCGGCGGTTTTCTGGCCGTGAACGACGCCGAAATCGCCGAGCAGGCGCGCAATCTGGTGGTCGTGTACGAAGGGTTGCACACCTACGGCGGCATGGCGGGGCGCGACATGGAAGCCGTGGCCATCGGGATTGAGGAGTCCGTGCAGGACGACCACATCCGTGCGCGCGTGGGGCAGGTGCTGTATCTCGGAGAGAAGCTGCGGCGCTGGGGCATTCCGATCGTGGTCCCTGTAGGCGGGCACGGCGTCTTTCTCGACGCGAAGAAATTCCTGCCGCACGTTCCGCAGGAGCACTACCCGGCGCAGGCGCTGGCGGCGGCGCTGTATCTGGACAGCGGCGTGCGCGCCATGGAGCGCGGCATCGTCAGCGCGGGGCGCGATCCGGAGACGGGCCAGGAGCGCAAGCCGAAGCTGGAACTGGTGCGGCTGACGATTCCGCGCCGCGTCTACACGCAGGCGCACATGGACGTGACGGCGGAAAGCGTGTATTGCGTCTACGAGGAGCGCGAGAAGATCCGCGGCCTGCGGATGACGTTCGAGCCGAAGTTCCTGCGCTTCTTCCAGGCGCGGTTCGAGCCGATCGGCGGCAGGCTGATGTAA
- a CDS encoding AsnC family transcriptional regulator, translating to MKDAMPVSPSKRLDPVSRRILAELQRDARLSLRELGRRVGLSTPAVSERVRRLETAGVIRGYLTRIDPRAAGLGVLAFIRIRLSGTETAARRLVKLCAALPEVQECHRCTGDESFILKVRVASVAHLEKLIDRLTQFGMTSTSLVLSSPVERMEVPLDLIPPLEA from the coding sequence ATGAAAGATGCGATGCCGGTTTCTCCTTCCAAACGTTTAGATCCTGTTTCCCGCCGGATTCTCGCTGAACTCCAGCGCGACGCGCGGCTCTCGCTCAGGGAACTCGGCCGCCGCGTCGGCCTCTCCACGCCCGCCGTCTCCGAGCGGGTCCGGCGGCTGGAAACCGCTGGCGTGATCCGCGGTTACCTGACGCGCATCGACCCGCGGGCCGCGGGCCTGGGCGTGCTCGCCTTCATCCGCATCCGCCTTTCCGGCACGGAAACCGCCGCCCGCCGCCTCGTCAAACTCTGCGCGGCTCTGCCGGAAGTGCAGGAGTGCCACCGCTGCACGGGCGATGAATCGTTCATCCTCAAGGTGCGCGTCGCCTCGGTGGCGCATCTCGAGAAGCTGATCGACCGCCTCACGCAGTTCGGCATGACGTCTACCTCTCTCGTACTCTCCTCGCCGGTAGAACGCATGGAAGTGCCGCTCGATCTGATCCCTCCGCTGGAAGCGTGA
- a CDS encoding aryldialkylphosphatase: MQRREFLLSMIAAQAADPVHALPGSVLVHEHILVDFGGVKNPSKYDRGAVLRMARPHLEELRKYGCVRLLECTPQGLGRDPLLMKMAADLTGLEIWTNTGVYGAANRSGVPEWAWQANSRQLAQRWIAEWKKGVDGVRPRFIKTAVNGYPLEELDRRLIEAAALTSLETDLTIASHTNGGGKAAEAQLDILDRLRCPLNKFVWVHAQSEKDHAYHERVARAGAWVEFDGIGPKSRDWHLACVQFMEKQGLLERTLVSQDAGWYHAEIPGGGEYRGYTYIYTDFLPALPAETRRRLMVENPRKAFGG; encoded by the coding sequence ATGCAGAGGCGCGAATTTCTTCTGTCGATGATCGCCGCGCAGGCGGCGGACCCGGTCCACGCGCTGCCCGGCTCCGTGCTCGTGCACGAGCACATTCTCGTCGACTTTGGAGGCGTGAAGAACCCGTCGAAATACGACCGCGGCGCCGTGCTCCGCATGGCCAGGCCGCACCTGGAAGAGCTCCGGAAATACGGCTGCGTGCGGCTGCTCGAGTGCACGCCGCAGGGGCTGGGGCGCGACCCGCTGCTCATGAAGATGGCCGCGGACCTCACCGGGCTTGAGATCTGGACCAACACGGGCGTCTATGGCGCCGCCAACCGCAGCGGCGTTCCCGAATGGGCGTGGCAGGCGAACTCCCGGCAACTGGCGCAGCGGTGGATTGCGGAGTGGAAGAAGGGAGTCGACGGCGTGCGCCCGCGCTTCATCAAGACCGCTGTCAACGGCTATCCTCTTGAAGAACTGGACAGGCGGCTGATCGAGGCGGCGGCGCTGACGTCGCTGGAAACCGATCTGACCATCGCGTCCCACACCAACGGCGGCGGCAAGGCGGCCGAGGCGCAGCTCGACATTCTCGACAGGCTCCGCTGTCCGCTGAACAAATTCGTGTGGGTGCACGCGCAGAGCGAGAAGGATCACGCGTATCACGAGCGCGTGGCCCGCGCGGGCGCGTGGGTCGAATTCGACGGCATCGGACCGAAGAGCCGCGACTGGCACCTGGCCTGCGTTCAGTTCATGGAGAAACAGGGGCTGCTGGAGCGCACGCTCGTGTCGCAGGACGCGGGCTGGTATCACGCAGAAATCCCCGGCGGCGGCGAGTACCGCGGCTACACGTACATCTACACGGACTTCCTGCCCGCGCTCCCGGCGGAGACGCGCCGGCGGCTGATGGTGGAGAACCCGCGCAAGGCGTTCGGCGGCTGA
- the hyuB gene encoding N-methylhydantoinase B produces MKQTRTDAVELEFFRQLLVSIPEEMGAVLRRTAFSANIKERRDYSCALYDARGETIAMGDHMPVHLGAMPLSVRAVLDTIELKPGDVAIVNDPFRGGTHLPDITAVSGVWIEGGAPAFFVASRAHHADVGGMSPGSMPLAREIYQEGLRIPPVLLVREGRIDDGVLQMILANVRTPEEREGDLLAQWMAMRRGIQRLEEAVAAFGMERLESNIAALRGYAARMMRACLAALPAGRFEFEDFLDEGQRIRVSVTLDRRQALVDFTGTSPQAAAPVNANYAITVAAVFYVFRCLLGEDVPANAGLMAPIRVIAPEGTLVNALPPAAMAAGNVETSQRITDVLLGALAQAVPERIPAASQGTMNNLSFGGTGFAWYETIAGGMGASAQGDGQSGVHTHMTNSWNTPVEAFEQAFPVLVREYHIRRGSGGRGLHRGGDGLVREFEFRAPAEVTVLSDRRVRAPYGLAGGEPGKPGRNTLIRQGRARRLPSKVRFDTQPGDRLRIETPGGGGYGASRKP; encoded by the coding sequence ATGAAGCAGACCCGCACGGACGCTGTGGAGCTGGAGTTTTTCCGCCAGCTTCTTGTGTCGATTCCCGAGGAGATGGGCGCGGTGCTCCGCCGCACCGCCTTTTCCGCCAACATCAAGGAGCGGCGCGACTATTCCTGCGCCCTTTACGATGCGCGCGGCGAAACCATCGCCATGGGCGACCATATGCCCGTGCATCTGGGGGCGATGCCGCTGAGCGTGCGCGCCGTGCTCGACACGATCGAACTGAAGCCGGGCGACGTGGCCATTGTCAATGATCCGTTCCGAGGCGGCACGCACCTGCCCGACATCACGGCAGTCTCGGGCGTGTGGATCGAAGGCGGCGCGCCGGCGTTCTTTGTGGCCTCGCGCGCGCATCACGCCGACGTTGGGGGCATGAGTCCGGGGTCGATGCCCCTGGCGCGCGAGATTTACCAGGAAGGACTGCGCATCCCCCCGGTGCTGCTGGTGCGCGAGGGACGGATCGACGACGGCGTCCTGCAGATGATCCTGGCCAACGTGCGCACGCCGGAGGAGCGCGAGGGCGACCTGCTGGCGCAGTGGATGGCGATGCGACGCGGCATCCAGCGGCTGGAAGAGGCGGTGGCCGCGTTCGGCATGGAGAGGCTGGAGTCGAACATCGCGGCGCTGCGGGGCTATGCGGCCCGGATGATGCGCGCGTGCCTGGCGGCTCTGCCCGCGGGGCGCTTCGAGTTCGAGGATTTTCTGGACGAGGGCCAGCGGATCCGGGTCTCTGTGACACTGGACAGGCGGCAGGCTTTGGTTGATTTCACGGGCACTTCGCCGCAGGCGGCGGCGCCAGTGAACGCGAATTACGCCATTACCGTGGCGGCCGTGTTTTACGTCTTCCGCTGTCTGCTGGGAGAGGATGTTCCTGCCAATGCGGGACTGATGGCGCCCATCCGTGTGATCGCGCCGGAGGGGACGCTGGTGAATGCCCTGCCGCCCGCGGCGATGGCCGCGGGCAACGTGGAAACGTCGCAGCGCATCACGGACGTCCTGCTGGGCGCGCTGGCGCAGGCTGTTCCGGAGCGCATTCCGGCAGCGTCGCAGGGCACGATGAACAATCTCAGTTTCGGCGGAACGGGGTTCGCCTGGTATGAGACGATCGCGGGCGGCATGGGCGCCTCTGCTCAGGGGGATGGGCAGAGCGGCGTGCACACGCACATGACGAACTCGTGGAACACGCCCGTGGAGGCGTTCGAACAGGCATTTCCGGTGCTTGTGCGGGAGTACCACATTCGGCGCGGCTCAGGCGGACGCGGTCTTCACCGCGGCGGCGACGGCCTCGTGCGGGAGTTCGAGTTCCGCGCGCCGGCGGAGGTGACGGTTCTTTCCGACAGGCGCGTGCGCGCGCCCTACGGGCTGGCAGGCGGCGAACCAGGCAAGCCGGGCAGGAACACGCTCATCCGCCAAGGCCGCGCGCGGCGGCTGCCAAGCAAGGTGCGGTTTGACACGCAGCCCGGAGACCGGCTCCGGATCGAGACGCCTGGCGGCGGAGGGTACGGAGCCTCCCGGAAACCCTGA
- the maeB gene encoding bifunctional malic enzyme oxidoreductase/phosphotransacetylase, whose protein sequence is MSIRDQEALEYHSTPPAGKVSVVPTKPCRTQRDLSLAYTPGVAVPCLEIQRDPSLAYTYTAKGNLVAVVSNGTAVLGLGNIGALAGKPVMEGKGVLFKRFADIDVFDIELNTEDPKEVIRVCQILEPTFGGINLEDIKAPECFEIEEELKRTMKIPVFHDDQHGTAINSGAALVNALYLVGKKIEDVKIVFSGAGASAISCANHYIRLGAKLENILMCDTKGVLYEGRTEGMNKYKAKFARKTDARTLADAMKGADVFVGLSVANCVTPEMLLSMADRPIVFALANPNPEIPYDVAKATRDDIIMATGRSDYPNQVNNVLGFPFIFRGALDVRATAINDEMKLAATHALAELARMDVPDSVRRAYGVETMEFGPEYIIPKPFDPRVLTHVAPAVARAAMETGVAQRQIDLDAYRDELEKRLGKSQEIMRMIIHKAQRSPRRVVFPEGTQDKILRAAQILIDEAIARPILIGNRERILTRARQLHLHLENHVEVIDPETDPRFDSYTLEYLRLRQRKGVTHTEAPILMRNPTRFAAMMVHSGDADCLIAGLTQHYADTIRPALEVIPKKEGIQKVAGMYMLITTRGQLYFIADTTVNIEPTAEDLAEIAVMSADVVRSFDVEPRIAMLSFSTFGSSRHPLAAKVAQATELVRQRRPDLVVEGEMMADAAVTPEMLGDYPFCRLTGPANVLIAPSLEAGNIAYKLLWRIGGCEVIGPILMGFARPVHVLQRGCEVNDIVHMAALAVVEAQGLDAQQPEPEPAAAR, encoded by the coding sequence ATGTCGATCCGGGACCAGGAAGCACTGGAATATCATTCCACTCCACCTGCTGGCAAAGTCAGCGTCGTTCCCACCAAACCCTGCCGCACTCAAAGAGATCTCAGTCTGGCCTACACGCCGGGCGTCGCCGTTCCTTGCCTGGAGATCCAGAGGGATCCCTCCCTCGCCTACACATACACGGCGAAAGGCAATCTGGTTGCCGTGGTCAGCAACGGCACGGCGGTGCTTGGGCTGGGCAACATCGGCGCGCTGGCCGGCAAGCCCGTGATGGAGGGCAAAGGAGTCCTGTTCAAGCGGTTCGCCGATATCGACGTTTTCGATATCGAGCTCAACACGGAAGACCCGAAAGAAGTGATCCGGGTGTGCCAGATTCTCGAGCCCACGTTCGGCGGAATCAATCTGGAGGATATCAAGGCGCCAGAGTGCTTCGAGATCGAGGAAGAGCTGAAGCGGACCATGAAAATCCCCGTCTTCCACGACGATCAGCACGGCACGGCGATCAACTCGGGCGCGGCGCTGGTGAATGCTTTGTATCTGGTTGGCAAGAAGATCGAAGACGTGAAGATCGTCTTTTCCGGCGCGGGAGCGAGCGCGATTTCCTGCGCCAACCACTACATCCGGCTGGGCGCGAAGCTGGAAAACATCCTTATGTGCGACACCAAGGGGGTGCTGTACGAAGGACGCACGGAGGGGATGAACAAATACAAGGCCAAGTTCGCGCGGAAGACCGATGCCCGCACGCTGGCCGATGCGATGAAGGGCGCTGATGTGTTTGTGGGGCTTTCCGTGGCCAACTGCGTGACGCCGGAGATGCTGCTGTCGATGGCGGACCGGCCGATCGTGTTCGCGCTGGCCAACCCGAACCCCGAGATTCCCTACGACGTGGCGAAGGCGACGCGCGATGACATCATCATGGCGACGGGGCGCAGCGACTATCCGAATCAGGTGAACAATGTCCTGGGCTTCCCGTTCATTTTCCGCGGGGCTCTGGACGTGCGCGCCACGGCGATCAACGACGAAATGAAGCTGGCGGCGACGCACGCGCTGGCGGAGCTGGCGCGGATGGACGTGCCCGACAGCGTGCGCCGGGCTTACGGGGTGGAAACGATGGAATTCGGCCCCGAGTACATCATCCCGAAGCCGTTCGACCCGCGCGTCCTGACCCATGTGGCGCCGGCGGTGGCGCGCGCAGCCATGGAGACGGGCGTGGCGCAGCGCCAGATCGATCTGGACGCCTACCGCGACGAGCTGGAGAAGCGCCTGGGCAAGAGCCAGGAGATCATGCGGATGATCATCCACAAGGCGCAGCGCAGCCCGAGGCGCGTCGTGTTCCCCGAGGGCACGCAGGACAAAATCCTGCGCGCGGCGCAGATCCTGATCGACGAGGCGATCGCGCGGCCGATTCTGATCGGCAACCGCGAGCGTATTTTGACTCGCGCGCGCCAGCTTCACCTGCATCTGGAGAACCACGTGGAAGTGATCGATCCGGAAACGGATCCGCGTTTCGACAGCTACACGCTCGAGTATCTCCGGCTGCGCCAGCGCAAGGGGGTCACGCATACGGAAGCGCCGATTCTGATGCGCAACCCGACCCGCTTTGCGGCGATGATGGTGCACTCGGGCGATGCCGATTGCCTGATCGCCGGGCTGACGCAGCACTACGCCGACACGATCCGTCCCGCACTGGAAGTGATTCCGAAGAAGGAGGGCATCCAGAAGGTCGCCGGGATGTACATGCTGATCACGACCCGCGGGCAGCTGTACTTCATCGCCGATACGACGGTGAACATCGAGCCCACGGCCGAAGATCTGGCCGAGATCGCCGTCATGAGCGCCGACGTCGTGCGGAGCTTCGATGTCGAGCCGCGCATTGCCATGCTCTCTTTCTCGACGTTCGGCAGCTCGCGCCATCCGCTGGCGGCGAAGGTGGCGCAGGCGACCGAACTGGTGCGGCAGCGGCGGCCGGATCTGGTGGTCGAGGGCGAGATGATGGCCGATGCGGCGGTGACGCCCGAGATGCTGGGCGACTATCCATTCTGCCGCCTCACCGGGCCGGCCAATGTCCTGATCGCGCCGAGCCTTGAGGCCGGCAACATCGCCTACAAGCTCCTGTGGCGTATCGGAGGCTGCGAGGTGATCGGGCCGATCCTGATGGGCTTCGCGCGGCCCGTGCATGTGCTGCAGCGCGGCTGCGAGGTGAACGATATCGTCCACATGGCGGCGCTGGCCGTCGTCGAAGCGCAGGGTCTGGATGCGCAGCAGCCTGAACCGGAGCCGGCGGCGGCGAGGTAA
- a CDS encoding AP endonuclease — MSQIKGPAIFLAQFMGDEPPFNSLENITAWAKNLGYKGVQLPSWDSRVMDLRQAAESRAYCDDLRARTNGLEITELASHLQGQLVAVHPAYDELFDAFAAPEVRGNPQARTEWAVEQMKLVIRASNNLGLTVTPSFSGALLWPFVYPWPQRPAGLVEEGFKELAKRWKPIFDLAEELGVDIAYELHPGEDLHDGYTFDLFLEAMNGHPRVAINYDPSHFILQCLDYVGFIDEYGARIKAFHVKDAEYRPSAKAGVYGGYAPWQKRPGRFRSLGDGQVDFKQVFTRLTAVGYKGWAVLEWECCYKDAAQGAAEGAPFIASMLIDVPKKAFDDFAGAATDTERNRRILGIR; from the coding sequence ATGTCTCAGATCAAAGGACCCGCCATTTTCCTGGCCCAGTTCATGGGCGACGAACCGCCGTTCAATTCGCTCGAGAACATCACCGCCTGGGCGAAGAACCTGGGCTACAAGGGCGTGCAGCTGCCGTCGTGGGACAGCCGCGTGATGGATCTCCGGCAGGCGGCCGAATCCAGGGCCTACTGCGATGATCTCCGGGCCAGAACCAACGGGCTTGAGATCACCGAGCTGGCGTCCCACCTGCAGGGCCAGCTCGTCGCCGTCCATCCGGCTTACGACGAGCTGTTCGACGCCTTCGCCGCCCCCGAGGTGCGCGGCAATCCGCAGGCTCGCACCGAGTGGGCCGTCGAGCAGATGAAGCTGGTCATCCGCGCCTCGAACAATCTCGGGCTGACCGTCACTCCGTCTTTCTCCGGCGCGCTGCTGTGGCCGTTCGTCTATCCCTGGCCGCAGCGTCCGGCGGGGCTGGTGGAAGAGGGATTCAAAGAGCTCGCAAAGCGGTGGAAGCCCATCTTCGACCTGGCGGAGGAGCTCGGCGTCGACATCGCCTACGAACTGCACCCGGGCGAGGACCTGCACGACGGCTACACGTTCGACCTGTTCCTCGAAGCCATGAACGGCCATCCGCGCGTCGCCATCAACTACGATCCTTCGCACTTCATCCTCCAGTGCCTCGACTATGTCGGCTTCATCGATGAGTACGGCGCGCGCATCAAGGCCTTCCACGTGAAAGACGCCGAATACCGCCCGTCGGCCAAAGCCGGCGTCTACGGCGGCTACGCCCCCTGGCAGAAGCGCCCCGGCCGCTTCCGCTCGCTCGGCGACGGGCAGGTGGACTTCAAGCAGGTGTTCACGCGGCTCACGGCCGTGGGCTACAAGGGCTGGGCCGTGCTCGAATGGGAGTGCTGCTACAAGGACGCCGCGCAGGGCGCCGCCGAAGGTGCGCCCTTCATCGCCAGCATGCTGATCGACGTGCCGAAGAAGGCGTTCGACGACTTCGCCGGCGCGGCGACGGACACCGAACGCAACCGCCGCATCCTCGGCATCCGCTGA
- the xynB gene encoding xylanase, with product MSRLLIFLLFGVVPPPAGPQVLSVYPGPAPGSESWDWKETASMGPQDGILRLANVARPTVSVFLPEKNRATGAAVLVVPGGGFRILAFNHEGTEVAEWLNSLGVAAFLLKYRVMRTDDLAGKPQEVQAARRKEAMEMGVADALEAMRLVKRRAPEWGVDPGRIGILGFSAGGYITASVALTEDASARPAFAAPVYAFFPEDRPVPAAAPPLFLVHAADDRTVPAAHSVRLFQMWRGAGRPAELHVYEAGGHGFGMRRQGKPVDGWTDSLRSWLAAQGMLTTARR from the coding sequence ATGTCACGCCTCCTGATTTTCCTGCTCTTCGGCGTCGTGCCGCCCCCGGCGGGGCCGCAGGTGCTCTCCGTCTATCCCGGCCCCGCGCCCGGCAGCGAATCGTGGGACTGGAAGGAAACCGCCTCCATGGGCCCGCAGGACGGCATCCTGCGCCTGGCCAATGTCGCCCGGCCCACGGTCAGCGTCTTCCTCCCGGAGAAGAACCGCGCCACCGGCGCCGCCGTCCTCGTCGTGCCCGGCGGTGGATTCCGCATTCTGGCGTTCAACCACGAAGGCACGGAAGTGGCCGAGTGGCTGAATTCACTCGGCGTGGCCGCGTTCCTGCTCAAGTACCGCGTCATGCGCACCGACGATCTGGCTGGAAAGCCGCAGGAGGTCCAGGCTGCGCGCCGCAAGGAGGCGATGGAAATGGGAGTAGCCGATGCGCTGGAAGCCATGCGGCTGGTGAAGCGCCGCGCTCCCGAATGGGGCGTTGATCCCGGCCGCATCGGGATCCTGGGTTTTTCCGCCGGCGGGTACATCACGGCCAGCGTGGCTCTCACGGAAGACGCGAGCGCTCGGCCCGCCTTCGCCGCGCCCGTCTATGCGTTCTTCCCCGAAGACCGTCCCGTGCCTGCCGCCGCGCCGCCCCTGTTTCTCGTGCACGCCGCCGACGACCGCACCGTTCCCGCCGCTCACAGCGTGCGGCTTTTCCAGATGTGGCGCGGCGCCGGACGCCCCGCCGAACTGCACGTCTACGAAGCCGGCGGACACGGATTCGGCATGCGGCGCCAGGGCAAGCCCGTCGACGGCTGGACGGACAGCCTGCGCAGCTGGCTGGCGGCTCAGGGAATGCTCACCACCGCGCGGCGGTAG
- a CDS encoding oxidoreductase translates to MLRRHFFLGAATAAASLRVLGANDRIQLAMIGLGGRGRWLLQNEEFPGASFAAFSDCWLPQCEKAAQIRPSYAQARHYQDYRRMLDSEKLDAVFVETTTHARVLIAIHCMEAGLDVYAEKPMTLTVEEGRVMRRAAARYKRIVQCGTQQRSIPINAWASKLVREGGIGRVKEVIACNFEPPKRWTPKPEMPMPEGLDWDQWCNQTELRPYHEQLQRRWAWWWDYDNGGQSWGVSGWGTHALDQVQCALGTDDTGPVEFSPEGEGEQAPVIMRYANGTLLKCTGQKRPDHSDLGAIFVGEKGTLEIKRGTLVWDPPDLIQNKPEDTPEGPGENRWHIENFLECVRTRRQPNAHLEAAHRSTTICHLITICRERGKKLEWDPKAERVKNDAQANAMLARPRRKGYELPKV, encoded by the coding sequence ATGCTCCGCCGCCATTTCTTCCTCGGCGCGGCCACGGCCGCGGCTTCACTGCGTGTTCTGGGGGCCAACGACCGCATCCAGCTCGCCATGATCGGCCTCGGCGGGCGCGGCCGCTGGCTGCTTCAGAACGAAGAGTTCCCCGGCGCCTCGTTCGCCGCGTTCTCCGATTGCTGGCTGCCGCAGTGCGAGAAGGCGGCCCAGATCCGCCCCTCCTATGCGCAGGCCAGGCATTATCAGGATTACCGGCGCATGCTCGACAGCGAGAAGCTGGACGCCGTCTTCGTGGAAACGACAACGCACGCGCGGGTGCTGATCGCCATCCACTGCATGGAGGCGGGTCTCGACGTCTACGCCGAAAAGCCGATGACGCTCACGGTGGAGGAGGGCCGCGTCATGCGGCGCGCCGCCGCGCGCTACAAGCGCATCGTGCAGTGCGGCACGCAGCAGCGCTCGATTCCCATCAATGCCTGGGCCAGCAAACTCGTCCGCGAAGGCGGCATCGGCCGCGTGAAGGAAGTGATCGCCTGCAACTTCGAGCCGCCCAAACGCTGGACGCCGAAACCGGAAATGCCCATGCCGGAAGGGCTCGACTGGGACCAGTGGTGCAACCAGACCGAGCTGCGCCCGTACCACGAGCAGTTGCAGCGGCGGTGGGCGTGGTGGTGGGACTACGACAACGGCGGCCAGAGCTGGGGCGTGTCGGGCTGGGGCACGCACGCGCTGGACCAGGTGCAGTGCGCGCTCGGCACGGACGACACCGGTCCGGTCGAGTTCTCGCCGGAAGGCGAGGGCGAGCAGGCGCCCGTCATCATGCGCTACGCCAACGGCACGCTGCTCAAGTGCACCGGACAGAAGCGGCCGGATCACTCCGATCTCGGGGCCATTTTTGTCGGCGAGAAAGGGACGCTCGAAATCAAGCGCGGCACGCTTGTCTGGGATCCGCCGGACCTGATCCAGAACAAGCCCGAAGATACGCCGGAAGGCCCCGGCGAGAACCGCTGGCACATCGAGAACTTCCTCGAATGCGTGCGCACGCGCCGGCAGCCGAATGCGCACCTGGAAGCGGCCCACCGGTCCACCACGATCTGCCACCTGATCACGATCTGCCGCGAGCGGGGAAAGAAGCTCGAATGGGACCCGAAGGCCGAGCGTGTGAAGAACGATGCCCAGGCCAACGCCATGCTCGCGCGCCCGCGCCGCAAGGGCTACGAGCTGCCCAAAGTCTGA
- a CDS encoding cyclase: MALNGGWIDISVPLRTGMTVWPGDGGARIERAASFEQGAAYNLTRLDMSAHTGTHMDAPLHFLRDGRAIDTLPPEVMIGPARVVHAAGDAIHASDVPDDLAPGARVLFRTRNSDREMFAGTFFEDFVSLARDAAEKLAEARAALVGIDALSVSGYHEDPSLTHRLLLASGVWILEGVCLRGIEPGEYELVCLPLRIEGADGAPARALIRPARRPGAV; encoded by the coding sequence ATGGCGCTGAACGGAGGCTGGATCGACATCAGCGTGCCGCTGCGCACAGGCATGACCGTGTGGCCGGGCGACGGCGGGGCGCGCATCGAACGCGCGGCGTCTTTCGAACAGGGCGCGGCGTACAATCTGACGCGGCTCGACATGAGCGCTCATACGGGCACGCACATGGACGCGCCGCTGCATTTTCTCCGGGACGGACGGGCGATCGACACGCTTCCGCCAGAAGTGATGATCGGCCCGGCGCGCGTGGTGCACGCCGCCGGCGATGCCATCCACGCCTCCGATGTCCCGGATGATCTCGCTCCCGGCGCGCGGGTGCTGTTCCGCACGCGCAACAGCGACCGGGAGATGTTCGCTGGAACATTTTTTGAGGATTTTGTGTCCCTGGCGCGGGACGCGGCGGAGAAGCTCGCCGAGGCGCGCGCGGCGCTCGTGGGCATCGACGCGCTGTCCGTGAGCGGTTACCACGAAGACCCGTCGCTGACGCACCGGCTGCTGCTCGCCTCGGGCGTCTGGATTCTTGAGGGCGTCTGCCTGCGCGGCATCGAGCCGGGCGAGTACGAGCTCGTGTGCCTGCCGCTGCGGATCGAGGGCGCAGACGGAGCGCCGGCGCGGGCGCTGATCAGGCCGGCTCGCCGTCCCGGTGCGGTCTGA